Sequence from the Caballeronia sp. SL2Y3 genome:
ACTTGCTGCGCGCGTCGCTCGACAGCGAATGCGCGCGCATACTGCAACGCATCAGAAACCATTGAGCCCATGACACTGACTTCTCCCCTCCCCGCCGGATTGAGCGTCAACGCGATGAGCGAGCCGCTCGTCGCGCAGCTGATCGAATGCAGCGAAGAGTTTCGCGTCGGCATCACGCGCACGCCTGCGGGCACGACTATCGTGGACGCAGGCGTCGATGCAGCGGGCAGCGCGGATGCCGGCATTCTCATCGCGCGAATCTGCATGGGCGGGCTCGGACACGTTGGGCGCCGCACGGCGTTCGAGGCCGCTCCGCTCTGGCCCGTCTTCATCGAAGTGCATACGTCGAATCCGGTGCTTGCCTGCCTCGGGAGCCAGTACGCGGGCTGGAGTCTGTCCGCGACCAAAGACGAGACCGGCGGCAAGAAGTTCTTCTCGCTAGGCTCGGGCCCTGCGCGCGCGCTCGCGTGCAAGGAGCCGCTCTTTGATGAACTCGGCTATCGCGACAAACACGAACGCGGCGCGCTCGTCATGGAAGTGAATCGCCTGCCGCCGCAAGTGGTCATCGACAAGGTGATCGACGACTGCGGCCTGGCGCCTGACAAGCTCGTCATCGCGGTCACGCCGACACATTCTGTCGCGGGCACGGTGCAGGTCGTGGCGCGCATAGTGGAAGTTGCGCTGCACAAGACGCATGTGCTGGGCGTGGACTTGAGCGAGATCGTGGAAGCGAGCGGCAGCGCCCCGTTGCCGCCGCCCGCGCCCGACGACACGCAGGCAATGGGCCGCACCAACGACGCCATTCTCTACGGCGGCCGCGTGCATCTCACAGTAAAGAGCGATAGAGCCGCACGACGGCTCGCGGCCGAACTGCCGTCTTCGAACGCGCGGGACTACGGCAAGCCTTTCGCCGAAATCTTCAAGTCATTTAACTACGACTTCTATCAGATCGACGCCGCGCTCTTCGCGCCCGCCGAAGCCTGGGTGTCGAGTCTCGAAAGCGGCGCGACGTATCACGGCGGCAAGCTCGACCACGCGCTGCTTCGCGCGCAATGGCACGTCACGCAGGAAACGCCATGACGCGCGTCGCGATCATGACCGACGAGACCGGCTGGCACACGAGCCGTCTGAAGAAAGCGTTCCGCGCGCGCGGCGTCGAGGCGCGCTGCGTCGATCTCGCGGATTGCCGCATCGATACGACGTGGCCTCCGCACGGGCTCGCCATTCCCGGCTTCGGCCACGCGCTGCCGGATGCCGTGTTCGTGCGCGGCATCGCGGGCGGCACATTCGAACAGGTGACGCTGCGGCTCGGCATCCTGCACGCGCTGCGCGAAAGCGGCGTGCCGGTCTATAACGACGCCCGCGCCATCGAACGCAGCGTCGACAAGTCGATGACGAGCTTTCTGCTCAACCGCTTCGGCGTGCCGACGCCCGCGACATGGGCCGGCGAATCGCCCGCATTTGCCAAGCGCGTGCTGATGCGCGAAGCGGCGGCGGGCCGCAAGCTCGTGATGAAGCCGCTCTTCGGCTCGCAAGGCAAAGGCTTGCGGCGGCTCGGCGACGACGCATGCGAAACGTTGCCATCGCTCGAAGACTTCAGCGGCGTCGCGTATCTACAGCGTTATGTCGATGCCGGGCATCCCGGCTTCGACTGGCGCGTGCTCGTGATCGGCACGCGGGCGGTCGCGGCGATGAAGCGCGTGGGCGGCGACGACTGGATTCACAACTTCGCCCGTGGCGCGCGGTGCGAGCCGGCCGAGCTGACGTCCTCGCTCGCCGATACTGCGGTGCGGGCGAGCCACGCGCTCGGCCTGGACTATGCGGGCGTCGATCTGATCGCAGCGGATGGACGCCCGCTCGTGCTCGAAGTGAACGGCGTGGCGGCGTGGCGCGGGTTGCAGTCGGTGACGCCGCTCGATATCGCCGCATTGCTCGCCGACGATCTGCTCGACCGCAAGCTCGCTCTATCGCAGCGCACGTTCGCATTGGCAAGCGGCGATGCCCGCGCGTGAGCCGATGCACGCGCGCGACGCGTTCATGCGCGCCTGCGCCCTCGACGTGGAGACGCGCAAGCCCGGCAACGTAAGCATCGCGAGCGCGGGCCACGGCATGACGGCGGCGCAGTTCATCGAGAGCGCGGAAATGGCGGCGGCGGGTCTCTTCGTAGCGGGCGCAAACGTCGGCATGCGCATTCTCGACGCCGTGCGCCGTACCTCCGATGCAGTCGGCTGCAACACGAATCTCGGCATCGTGCTGCTCGCCGCGCCGTTGTGCGCCGCGCTCGAACGCCTGCCGCGCGATCATCCTGTCGACATCGGGCACTGGCATGCCGCGACCGAAGCGACGCTTGCATCGCTCGATATCGACGATGCACGCCTGGCCTATCGCGCGATCGCGCTTGCCAATCCCGGCGGCCTCGGCGAAGCACGCGAGCAATCCGTGCATGCGCCGCCGACCGTGGACCTGCGCGCCGCGATGACGCTCGCCGCGAACCGCGACAGCATCGCGCGGCAATACGCGAACGGCTTCGCCGACGTGTTCGGCGCGGGCCTCGATGCGGCGAGACACGCGGGCATCGCGAATCCACACGCGGCCATGCTCGATACGTTCCTCACGTTCCTCTCGCTCTGGCCGGACTCGCACATTGTGCGCAAGCACGGCGCGGCGACGGCGCAAAGTGTCACGCGCCATGCCGCCGTTCAACGCTCGAACTGGCGCGCGGCGGGCCGTCCTTCGCACGCGCCCGCGCTCGACGCATGGGACGCCGAACTCAAGGCGCAACGCATCAACCCGGGAACGAGCGCGGACCTCGCCGTGGCGACGCTTTTCGTCGCGCTCGTGACCGCATGAATCAGTCGATGCGCGCGGCGCCATACCGGGAAATTGGCACGGTTCATGTTTAGGACGTACGCGGTTATGCCGCCCTCTGTGCAGCCGTTTGCATCGAGGATGCGTTGCGCGGTCTTCGGGTTATCGACCGTGGCCGCCTGAGCCCTGGAGCAAGTCGATCGTCCCAAGAACCCTTCACTGGAGGAACAGCATGGCCAAGATCAACCGCGTCCTGATAGGCGAGTCGCTCGTCGGCGACGGCAACGAGGTCGCTCATATCGACTTGATCATCGGACCGCGAGGCTCCGCTGCGGAGACCGCGTTCTGCCACGCGCTCACGAACAACAAGGACGGCTTCACGTCGCTCTTGGCCGTGGTCGCGCCCAATCTCATCACCAAGCCCAATACGATTCTCTTCAACAAGGTCACCATCAAAGGCGCGAAGCAGGCCGTGCAGATGTTCGGGCCCGCGCAGCATGCGGTGGCGCTCGCGGTCGCCGACAGCGTGGAAGACGGCACCATTCCCGCCGACGAGGCCGACGACCTCTTTATCTGTGTCGGCGTGTTCATTCACTGGGAAGCAACCGACGACAAGAAGATTCAGGAGTTCAACTATCAGGCGACGAAAGAAGCCATTCAGCGCGCGGTAGCGGGCGAACCGAAGGCATCCGAAGTGGTGTCGAGGAAGTCATCGGTCGCGCATCCGTTCGCGGCGGCCTGATCGTCAACACACCGTCGATAGTGCGGCCGGCGCCGCCGTTGCGCGCCGGCCGCATGTCATCGTCCACGATACGAGGTTCATCCGAATGACTCCACGTTGCAGCGCGCTTAGCGTGTTTAGCGTGTTCGTCGCCCTGGCGTTCGTGTGCCCGTTGTCGTTTGCGGCTGCGGGCGTGCCGGCACAAGGCCACGACTATCCGACCGAAGGCCGCGTGGAATACGTCCTCGCCTGCATGGACGACAACGGGCATGACTTCGTGAACGTCTACAAGTGCTCGTGCGCCATCGACAAGATCGCGCAGGTGCTCACCTATGACGACTTCGTGGAGCAGTCGACGTTTTCGAAATACGCCGCGCTCGGCGGCGAAGGCGGCGCCGAGTTTCGCGTCGATCGCGCGAAGGCGCAGACGAAGAAGTATCGCGAGTTGCAGCGCGAAGCATTCAAGGCGTGCGGACTCGTGAAGCCCGCAGCGGCCGCGAAATAACGCTTCACGCAAGGCTTATTGCGGCACGTAACCCAGGCCGATCCAGCCGAGCCCGCCTTGCCCACCTTGCATGCACGGCGCGCGCCGCCGCTCGATCACGACGCCGACCGCATCGACATCGTCGAACTTGGCGGGCTTTGCGAGCGACACCCTCACCCAATGCGCGCCGAACCGTGCGATGACCAGTTGCGCGATGTGCTCGGCCAGCGCCTCCAATAGCTGAACGCGATGCGACGCAAGCAGCGCGTGAACGGCTTCGCGCACCGCAGCGTAGTTGACCGTGTCCTCGATGCGATCCGTCGTACACGCCCGCAACGACGGCACGCCGATCGCGAGACTCATGCGCACGGGCTGCGCGATGTGCAGCTCGCTCTTGTCGATGCCGATCACCGTCTGCCCTGTCAGTCCCTCGATAAATACGATATCCATCGGCGGGTTTTCCTCGGCAGCGCGCGGCGCCATGTCGCGAACGGCTTCGCGGATCGGATCGAATCGGCCCATGTGCGTGTCGCCGCGCGAGCGGCCCGGTGAGTGATGAAAGCGTCAAACGCGGGTGATTCGAGGAGAAAAGCAAAAACCGCGCGCAGCGCCAAACTCTATGCGACTACTTATTGAACCGGCGCGCCATCGGATGTAGAGTTTTTGGGAACCGGGCCAGAGCGGGGCGGAAATCCTGACCGAAACGCACGCCCGGCCACGAGGCGCGCACGCGAACGGCTACAGCACGACGGCAACGAAAGTGCCGCGGAGGCCGCGGCGCCCGCGGAAACACAACAGATTCGGCGTCGGACGCAACGCGCGGCTCATGCGCGAACGCAACGAAAAACGCCACGGAGACACGGCCCCATGTCGTCGCTAGCTGACGTAGACACGCATGTCCGGGAAGTGCTGAACATCGTCCACAACCCGCTCGCCACGCGGCGCGCGAGCGATTCCGTCGCGCAATCGTGGATGCGTTGCCTCACCGAGTTCCACCTCGACCCCGCGCGCTTCGTGATGCCGCCGGTGCTGACATCGCGCGAACTCACCGAGCGCCGCGAAGCCGCGAGCGATCTCATCGCATCCTCCAAGCTCGAAATGACGACGCTGTACCAGCAGCTCGCTGATCCCGAACTCGCGGTCGTGCTCGTCGATGCCGACGGCGTGATCGTGCATCAGGTGTCCTCGGTGCCGTTCGGCGAGGCTGTCGCCGCCGACGGCCTGCGCGTCGGCGCGCTGTGGAGCGAGCGCGAAGCGGGCACCAACGGCATGGGCACGTGTCTGATCGAGCGCGACTGCATTGCCGTGTGCCAGCACGAGCACTTCTATCCGCGCTATACGTCGCTCACCTGCTCCGCCGCGCCGATCTTCGATGAACGCGGCACGATTGCCGGCGTGCTCGATGTCACGAGCCGCTCGAAGCTCTTGCAGCAGCATTCGCTGGTGCTCGTCGGCATGTCGCGGCAGATGATCGAAAACCGTCTGATCGATGCGCGCTACCGGCACGCGAACATGATCCACTTCCATAGCCGGCCGGAATTCGTCGGCACGCTGCACGCGGGCAAGCTCGCGGTCAGCGACGACGGCGTGGTGCTGGCCGCGAGCCGCAGCGCGCTCTTTCAGCTCGATCTGCGCACGCCCGCGGAACTGTGCGGCAAGCGCATCGAAGAGGCGTTCAACGCGTCGCTCGAAGACATGATCGCGCGCAGCATACGCGGCTCGTTTCATCCGGTCACCGTGTACAGCGCGAAGGCGAACAGCCGCTTCTTCCTCACCGCGCAGACGCCGCGCGAAGCGGCAGGCGGCGCGACGCGCATACTGATGAACGACTCCGCGTTGACGACGAGCACGCGTTTAAAGCCCGCGCGCAAGGAGTCGCGCGAGAATGCGGTTGCAGGCGCAGGCCGTCTCGACAAGCTCTCGCATCTGGAATTCGGCGATCCGCGCATGGCCTCGCAGATTCAGCTTGCCGCACGCGTGATTCAACGCAAGATACCGATCATCCTGCGCGGGCAAACGGGCACCGGCAAGGAAGTCTTCGCCAATGCGCTGCACAGCATCAGCCCGAACGGAGCGGGCGCGTTCGTCGCGGTGAATTGCGCGTCGCTGCCGGAGAATCTCATCGAAAGCGAGTTGTTCGGTTACCGCGCGGGCGCATTCACCGGCGCGCAGCGTGAAGGACGGCGCGGCAAGATCGTGCAGGCGAACGGCGGCACGCTGTTTCTGGATGAGATCGGCGACATGCCGCTCACGCTGCAGGCGCGGCTGCTGCGCGTGCTCGAAGAACACGAAGTCACGCCGCTCGGCGCGGAAACAACCGTGAAGGTGGACTTCCAACTCATTAGCGCGAGTCACCGCAATCTCGCGGAGCTCGTGCAGACAGGCCTCTTTCGCGAAGACCTGTATTACCGGCTCAACGGCATCGAGATCAACTTGCCGCCGCTGCGCGAACGCGCCGATGCCCTCGCGCTCATCGGCCACATTCTCGAAACCGAATCCACCGATCCGCCCGCGCTGAGCGCCGAAGCACGACAGGCTCTGCTGAGTTATTCGTGGCCCGGCAATATCCGTCAATTGCGGCACGTCCTGCAAATGGCGATCGCGCTCTGCGACGGTCCTGAGATTCGCTGCGCGCATCTGCCGCCCGAGATCATGAACGGCGCGCGTGCCGTGAGCGCGACGAATGCATCCACGGCAAGCGCCACGTCGCCACGGCCGCATCTCACCGACGACGCCGACACCTCCGCGCTCAACGCGATACAGGTGAGGGAACGCGAGACCGTGTTGATGCTGCTCGACGAACATCGCTGGAACGTGAGCAACGTCGCGAAGGTGCTCGGCATCAGCCGGAACACGTTGTATCGCAAGATGCATCGGCTGCACATCAGGCTGTCGCACGATTCGCCCACGCCGGATCACGCATGACGCAGCCCGCGCCCGCTCGCCGGCTCGACGAGTTCAAGCCCGACGCGCGCTTCGCGTGGTGCGTGACCGGTTCGGGGCACATGATCGAGGAATCGCTCGAACTCGCTTTGCGCCTGCCGCGCTGCGATCTCTTCCTCTCACGCGCAGGCGAGGAAGTGCTGCCGCTCTATGGCTGGCCTATACGTAAGCTGCGCGAGCACTTCAAGGTCTTTCGCGACAACAGCGCGAGCAGCGTGCCCGTGGGCATGATCTATCACGGCGAATATCACACCGTCGTGATTGCGCCCGCAACCAGCAACACGGTGGCGAAGTGCGCGCTCGGCATCTCCGACACGTTGCCCACCAATCTCTTTGCGCAAGCCGGCAAGCAATGCGTGCCGGGCATCGTTTTCGCATGCGATACAGCGCCGAGCGTCATCACGCAAACGCCTCACGAATGGGTCGAAGTGAGGCCGCGCGCCATCGAGCTGGATAACGTCGAACGCCTGGCGCGCATCGAACATACGACTGTCGCGCGCACGCTCGATGACCTGAAGGCCGCGCTCGAACAACGGCTTTCGGACCTGAATCTCGCATGGAACACATTGTCTTCCTGACGGGCAGGCTCGCCGAACAGAGCCTTCGTCGCGTGCTCGAAGGCATTGCGCCGACAAGCGCCGCATCGCCCTTTACATGGGAAGTGCGCGAGATCGGGCTGCAAGTGGCGGGCCTCATGACCGCCGACATGATTCGCCGGCGGGTTGCGACTCCGCTCGGCGAAGGCACGAGCCGCATGATCGTGCCGGGCCGATGCCGCGGCGACCTCGATGCGCTCACCGCGCACTACGGCGTGAAGGTCGAGCGCGGTCCGGAGGAAGTGAAGGACTTGCCGCAGTTCTTCGGGCGCGAAGCGAGGCATGTCGATCTATCGCGCTACGAGACGAAGATCTTCGCGGAGATCGTCGATGCACCGCGTCTCGACCTCGAAGGCATCGCCGGCCGCGCGCGCGACTACGCTAAACAGGGCGCGGATGTGATCGACATCGGCTGCCTGCCCGAGACGCCGTTTCCGCATCTCGAAGACGCAGTGGCGATGCTCAAGGAACAGGGCTATCGCGTGAGCGTCGATTCGATGCTCACCGACGAACTGGTGCGCGGCGCACGCGCAGGCGCCGATTACTTGATGAGCCTGAACGTCGATACGCTTTGGATCGCGGAGGAAACGGCATCGACGCCCGTTCTCGTGCCGCGCGAGCCGCACGACATGGCATCGCTCGAAGCGGCCATCGACGCAATGAAAGCACGCAAT
This genomic interval carries:
- a CDS encoding flavoprotein; translated protein: MTQPAPARRLDEFKPDARFAWCVTGSGHMIEESLELALRLPRCDLFLSRAGEEVLPLYGWPIRKLREHFKVFRDNSASSVPVGMIYHGEYHTVVIAPATSNTVAKCALGISDTLPTNLFAQAGKQCVPGIVFACDTAPSVITQTPHEWVEVRPRAIELDNVERLARIEHTTVARTLDDLKAALEQRLSDLNLAWNTLSS
- a CDS encoding dihydroneopterin aldolase — its product is MAPRAAEENPPMDIVFIEGLTGQTVIGIDKSELHIAQPVRMSLAIGVPSLRACTTDRIEDTVNYAAVREAVHALLASHRVQLLEALAEHIAQLVIARFGAHWVRVSLAKPAKFDDVDAVGVVIERRRAPCMQGGQGGLGWIGLGYVPQ
- the fae gene encoding formaldehyde-activating enzyme is translated as MAKINRVLIGESLVGDGNEVAHIDLIIGPRGSAAETAFCHALTNNKDGFTSLLAVVAPNLITKPNTILFNKVTIKGAKQAVQMFGPAQHAVALAVADSVEDGTIPADEADDLFICVGVFIHWEATDDKKIQEFNYQATKEAIQRAVAGEPKASEVVSRKSSVAHPFAAA
- a CDS encoding RimK family alpha-L-glutamate ligase, encoding MARHAGNAMTRVAIMTDETGWHTSRLKKAFRARGVEARCVDLADCRIDTTWPPHGLAIPGFGHALPDAVFVRGIAGGTFEQVTLRLGILHALRESGVPVYNDARAIERSVDKSMTSFLLNRFGVPTPATWAGESPAFAKRVLMREAAAGRKLVMKPLFGSQGKGLRRLGDDACETLPSLEDFSGVAYLQRYVDAGHPGFDWRVLVIGTRAVAAMKRVGGDDWIHNFARGARCEPAELTSSLADTAVRASHALGLDYAGVDLIAADGRPLVLEVNGVAAWRGLQSVTPLDIAALLADDLLDRKLALSQRTFALASGDARA
- a CDS encoding sigma-54-dependent Fis family transcriptional regulator, which encodes MSSLADVDTHVREVLNIVHNPLATRRASDSVAQSWMRCLTEFHLDPARFVMPPVLTSRELTERREAASDLIASSKLEMTTLYQQLADPELAVVLVDADGVIVHQVSSVPFGEAVAADGLRVGALWSEREAGTNGMGTCLIERDCIAVCQHEHFYPRYTSLTCSAAPIFDERGTIAGVLDVTSRSKLLQQHSLVLVGMSRQMIENRLIDARYRHANMIHFHSRPEFVGTLHAGKLAVSDDGVVLAASRSALFQLDLRTPAELCGKRIEEAFNASLEDMIARSIRGSFHPVTVYSAKANSRFFLTAQTPREAAGGATRILMNDSALTTSTRLKPARKESRENAVAGAGRLDKLSHLEFGDPRMASQIQLAARVIQRKIPIILRGQTGTGKEVFANALHSISPNGAGAFVAVNCASLPENLIESELFGYRAGAFTGAQREGRRGKIVQANGGTLFLDEIGDMPLTLQARLLRVLEEHEVTPLGAETTVKVDFQLISASHRNLAELVQTGLFREDLYYRLNGIEINLPPLRERADALALIGHILETESTDPPALSAEARQALLSYSWPGNIRQLRHVLQMAIALCDGPEIRCAHLPPEIMNGARAVSATNASTASATSPRPHLTDDADTSALNAIQVRERETVLMLLDEHRWNVSNVAKVLGISRNTLYRKMHRLHIRLSHDSPTPDHA
- the mch gene encoding methenyltetrahydromethanopterin cyclohydrolase, with amino-acid sequence MTLTSPLPAGLSVNAMSEPLVAQLIECSEEFRVGITRTPAGTTIVDAGVDAAGSADAGILIARICMGGLGHVGRRTAFEAAPLWPVFIEVHTSNPVLACLGSQYAGWSLSATKDETGGKKFFSLGSGPARALACKEPLFDELGYRDKHERGALVMEVNRLPPQVVIDKVIDDCGLAPDKLVIAVTPTHSVAGTVQVVARIVEVALHKTHVLGVDLSEIVEASGSAPLPPPAPDDTQAMGRTNDAILYGGRVHLTVKSDRAARRLAAELPSSNARDYGKPFAEIFKSFNYDFYQIDAALFAPAEAWVSSLESGATYHGGKLDHALLRAQWHVTQETP
- a CDS encoding triphosphoribosyl-dephospho-CoA synthase, which translates into the protein MPAREPMHARDAFMRACALDVETRKPGNVSIASAGHGMTAAQFIESAEMAAAGLFVAGANVGMRILDAVRRTSDAVGCNTNLGIVLLAAPLCAALERLPRDHPVDIGHWHAATEATLASLDIDDARLAYRAIALANPGGLGEAREQSVHAPPTVDLRAAMTLAANRDSIARQYANGFADVFGAGLDAARHAGIANPHAAMLDTFLTFLSLWPDSHIVRKHGAATAQSVTRHAAVQRSNWRAAGRPSHAPALDAWDAELKAQRINPGTSADLAVATLFVALVTA
- a CDS encoding DUF6513 domain-containing protein, which gives rise to MEHIVFLTGRLAEQSLRRVLEGIAPTSAASPFTWEVREIGLQVAGLMTADMIRRRVATPLGEGTSRMIVPGRCRGDLDALTAHYGVKVERGPEEVKDLPQFFGREARHVDLSRYETKIFAEIVDAPRLDLEGIAGRARDYAKQGADVIDIGCLPETPFPHLEDAVAMLKEQGYRVSVDSMLTDELVRGARAGADYLMSLNVDTLWIAEETASTPVLVPREPHDMASLEAAIDAMKARNRPFLADPILDPIPFGLAASIARYVSLRERHPDVAIMMGIGNVTELTEADTSGINAVLLGMAAELRIAAVLTTSVSLHARRAVREADVARRVMHAARETQTLPKGMSGDLCALHARRPFPYSAEEIHELSLFVRDPNFRVQVSAQGIHVYNRDGHRIATDPFALYPDLKLEADGGHAFYMGVQLARAEIAWQLGKRFDQDQPLDWGCEVDRPEEDLTAWHAPGTTMKKR